ATCAACCGCCTGCGTGAGATTAACAGTTACCGCGGGTTACGCCACAAAGCTAATCTACCGGTTCGCGGACAACGCACTAAGACTAACGCCCGAACTCGGCGTGGTCGTCGTGCAACTGTCGGTGGAAATAAGAAGGTATAAGGAATAATATGGCCCAAGCTACTAAGAAGACTACCGTTAAGAAGAGCCGCAAACGTTCAGTACCGAACGGACAGGTTCATATTCAAGCTAGTTTTAATAATACGATCATCAGTTTTACCGACCCTAAAGGTAATGTGTTGGGCTGGTCTAGTGCTGGAGCTAACGGTTTCAAAGGCTCACGCAAGGGTACGGCCTACGCCGCTCAGTTAGCTAGCGAGACTGCTGCCGAGAAGGTGAAAGACTATGGCGTTAAACAAGTAGAGGTTTTCGTCCGTGGCATCGGTCAAGGGCGCGAAGCCGCTATTCGAGCTTTGATGAATACCGAGATTATGGTAACTAGCATCAAGGATGTAACCGGCGTCCCTCATAACGGTTGCCGCCCACGGAAGGCAAGGAGAGTCTAATGGCACGAGATTTAACCCCAATCGTAAAACGCAGTCGCCGTGAAGGCGTCGCCCTACACCCGAAGGCTCATAAGATTATGGCGCGGCGTAAGGCTCTACCTGGTGAACGGGCCGGCGCCCGTCGCGGCAAGGTAACCCAATACGCCCAGCAGTTACGTGAGAAGCAGAAGGTTAAGCGTATGTACGGACTACTCGAAAAGCAGTTCCGCCGTCTAGTCCAAGAGGCCGAACGGCGTGATGGCGTGACCGGAGAGCTCCTGCTTGAGTACCTAGAACGCCGTCTGGACAATACCGTCTATCGACTACATCTAGCACCTAGCCGTACAGCTGCCCGACAGCTCGTGACACACGGCCACATTATGCTTAACGGACGTCGGGTCGACATTCCATCGATTCGAGTGAAGCCGGGAGATGAGATCGCGGTCAGGCCTAAAAGCGCTAAGAACGCTTATTTTGAAGCCCTCGAGATCGATGAGGAACCTAACCTTAGTTGGTTGTCACTTAATAAGAGTAAGATGACGGCAAAGGTGACCGGGATACCACAGCGGGAAGAGGCCGAACCAGAGATCAGCGAGCAGTTAATAATTGAATTCTATTCAAGATAAAGGGAGCACATTCATGCACAACATTCACTTACCAGATATTATCACTACCAGCGAAGATCCACACAAAGGCTCTTTCGTAATCGAACCTTTGCACCGTGGTTTCGGTGTAACTATCGGCAACTCACTGCGACGAGTTCTACTCTCATCGCTGGGCGGAGCTGCCGTTACGGCTTTTAGCGTTGCAGGGGCTAGTCACGAGTTCACTACCCTAGAGGGTGTTAAGGAAGATGTCGTCACAATTACGCTTAACCTAAAGCGTCTGCGCTTACGCGTCTTCTCCGATGCGCCCCAGACTATTACTTTGAAGAAAAAGGGGAAGGGTATAGTCACAGCTGCCGACATTACCACTAATGCCGATGTTGAGATAGCCAACCCCGAGCAAACTATCGCAACCCTAGACAACGACAAGGCCAGTATCGACATGACTATCCAGGTCGAGAAAGGTCGCGGTTACTCCCCGGTAGAAGACCGGGGCAACCAACTACCGATCGGCATGATCGGTCTAGACGCTCTATTCTCTCCGGTTGAGCGGGTACGTTACAAGGTAGAGAACACTCGTGTGGCGCAGGTTACTGACCTTGATAAGCTGATTATTGATATCGAAACCGACGGTACAGTATTAGCTAGCGAGGCTCTACGTAGTGCAGCCACTATTCTCGTTAACCAATTCAACACCATCGCCGGTGGCGAAGCTAACTCTGCAAGCGATGTACCGGTAGAAGAAAGTGACGAGCTAAATATTAGCGTAGCCGACATGGAGCTATCTCAGCGCACCCTTAACGCGCTAGAGAAGAACGATATTACTACTGTTAAGCAACTGATCGGAATGAGTGAGTCCGAACTTAAGAACCTTAAGGGCTTCGGCAGTAAGGCGTTCGAGGAAGTTATTGGTAAGTTAAAGGAGCTGGAGCTAAAGTAATGTCACGTCCTGCGCAACGCCACAAACTATCACGTACTCGCGACCAACGACGCGCTCTGCTTAAAGGGATGGCTGAATCTCTGATTATTCATGAGAGTATTCTTACTACTAAGCCTAAGGCTCGGGCATTACGACCGTATGTAGAAAAGCTTGTGACTAAGGCTAGAGTAGATAATCAGCACGCTCGTCGCCTAGTACGCAGTCGGATATCAACCGATGATAGCTTGCGCAAGCTATTTGAAACGATCGGCCCTCGTTTTGCAGATCGGGCCGGTGGTTATACTCGTATCGAAGCCGCTGGCTGGCGGCGTGGCGATGATGCCCCTATGGCCCGAATTAGTTTTGTCTCGACCGACACGGAAGAAAGCCAGAGTACAGTTGGTGTTCCAGCTACTACCGATCCCGTAGAGCCAGCAGTTAAACCGGCACCGGCTAAACCAGCTGCGACCAAGAAGTCCGCTACTAAAAAGGCCGCGCCTAAGCCAGCAGCTAAATCCGCTGCTAAGAAGCCTAAGGAGGCATTGGCATGAAAACTTATTCTCAAAAACCGGTTGAAGTAGTTCGTAACTGGTATGTGATCGATGCTGAGGGCGTACCGTTGGGCCGACTGGCTAACCAGGCTGCTCGCTATCTGCTCGGTAAGCATAAGCCGACCTACACGCCCCACATAGATGGAGGAGATACTATTATCGTTATTAATGCCGATAAGATT
Above is a genomic segment from Candidatus Saccharimonadales bacterium containing:
- the rpsK gene encoding 30S ribosomal protein S11 is translated as MAQATKKTTVKKSRKRSVPNGQVHIQASFNNTIISFTDPKGNVLGWSSAGANGFKGSRKGTAYAAQLASETAAEKVKDYGVKQVEVFVRGIGQGREAAIRALMNTEIMVTSIKDVTGVPHNGCRPRKARRV
- the rpsD gene encoding 30S ribosomal protein S4 encodes the protein MARDLTPIVKRSRREGVALHPKAHKIMARRKALPGERAGARRGKVTQYAQQLREKQKVKRMYGLLEKQFRRLVQEAERRDGVTGELLLEYLERRLDNTVYRLHLAPSRTAARQLVTHGHIMLNGRRVDIPSIRVKPGDEIAVRPKSAKNAYFEALEIDEEPNLSWLSLNKSKMTAKVTGIPQREEAEPEISEQLIIEFYSR
- a CDS encoding DNA-directed RNA polymerase subunit alpha translates to MNSIQDKGSTFMHNIHLPDIITTSEDPHKGSFVIEPLHRGFGVTIGNSLRRVLLSSLGGAAVTAFSVAGASHEFTTLEGVKEDVVTITLNLKRLRLRVFSDAPQTITLKKKGKGIVTAADITTNADVEIANPEQTIATLDNDKASIDMTIQVEKGRGYSPVEDRGNQLPIGMIGLDALFSPVERVRYKVENTRVAQVTDLDKLIIDIETDGTVLASEALRSAATILVNQFNTIAGGEANSASDVPVEESDELNISVADMELSQRTLNALEKNDITTVKQLIGMSESELKNLKGFGSKAFEEVIGKLKELELK
- the rplQ gene encoding 50S ribosomal protein L17, translating into MSRPAQRHKLSRTRDQRRALLKGMAESLIIHESILTTKPKARALRPYVEKLVTKARVDNQHARRLVRSRISTDDSLRKLFETIGPRFADRAGGYTRIEAAGWRRGDDAPMARISFVSTDTEESQSTVGVPATTDPVEPAVKPAPAKPAATKKSATKKAAPKPAAKSAAKKPKEALA